The following proteins are co-located in the Synechococcus sp. PROS-U-1 genome:
- the larC gene encoding nickel pincer cofactor biosynthesis protein LarC translates to MSALWIDAPTGLAGDMLLAALLDLGVDQAVVESPLAALGLAGRYRLTQHEARSGGLRGIRVDVQGLEDQPPHRHWSEIRVQINEADLAPALKQRVLAVFTRLAEAEATVHGSSAEAVHFHEVGAIDALVDVVGVCAAMEALKPAEIVCSPLPAGSGTVSTAHGLLPVPVPAVLELARRHRIPLIQGRGLPTGELVTPTGLALVSVLADRFVAPDVLVAEKIGIGLGHRQLDRPNLVRLVLLTPSAAAGAAPRWESLVVQEAWIDDATPEEVAALANRLRDAGALDVAVQPLLMKKGRSGQSVTALVRDGDADEIRGLWLSAGSSIGLRERRQGRWVLPRRHGVLDTPWGPLAAKQVRRPDGRCTVKAEADALEALQASTGCGLDELRAAAAAAPFVSTEDWA, encoded by the coding sequence ATGAGCGCGCTCTGGATTGATGCGCCAACGGGTTTGGCGGGGGACATGCTCCTTGCCGCCCTGTTGGATCTCGGTGTGGACCAGGCGGTGGTGGAGTCGCCCCTGGCGGCCCTCGGTTTGGCAGGGCGCTACCGCCTCACCCAGCACGAGGCGCGCAGCGGCGGACTGCGGGGGATCCGCGTTGATGTGCAGGGGCTCGAGGATCAGCCCCCCCACCGCCACTGGTCGGAGATCCGCGTTCAAATCAATGAAGCCGACTTGGCGCCAGCGCTGAAGCAGAGGGTTCTTGCCGTGTTCACCCGTTTGGCTGAAGCCGAAGCCACGGTGCATGGAAGCTCGGCTGAGGCCGTTCACTTCCATGAAGTTGGGGCCATCGATGCTCTCGTGGATGTCGTGGGGGTCTGTGCCGCGATGGAAGCCCTTAAGCCTGCCGAAATTGTTTGTTCCCCATTGCCTGCGGGGAGTGGGACGGTGTCGACGGCCCATGGTCTGTTGCCCGTGCCCGTTCCAGCGGTGCTTGAACTGGCGCGTCGTCACCGCATTCCGTTGATTCAAGGCAGGGGCCTGCCCACAGGGGAATTGGTGACGCCCACGGGCCTGGCCCTGGTGTCGGTGCTGGCGGATCGCTTTGTCGCCCCTGACGTGCTGGTGGCCGAAAAGATCGGGATCGGCCTTGGCCATCGCCAGCTGGATCGCCCCAACCTGGTGCGCTTGGTTCTGCTTACCCCGTCGGCAGCTGCGGGTGCGGCTCCCCGCTGGGAGTCACTGGTCGTGCAGGAAGCCTGGATTGATGACGCCACCCCTGAGGAGGTTGCGGCATTGGCGAACCGGTTGCGTGATGCAGGGGCGCTCGATGTGGCGGTACAGCCGTTGTTGATGAAAAAGGGCCGCAGTGGGCAGTCGGTGACCGCGCTGGTGCGGGATGGGGATGCGGATGAGATTCGCGGGCTTTGGCTCAGTGCTGGCAGCAGCATCGGTTTGCGGGAGCGGCGCCAGGGCCGCTGGGTCTTGCCAAGGCGCCATGGCGTGCTCGATACACCCTGGGGGCCCCTCGCAGCCAAACAGGTGCGTCGTCCGGATGGCCGTTGCACCGTCAAAGCAGAAGCGGATGCCCTGGAGGCTCTTCAGGCCAGCACTGGGTGTGGTCTTGATGAGCTGAGGGCCGCCGCAGCTGCTGCACCGTTTGTCAGCACGGAAGATTGGGCCTGA
- a CDS encoding lysylphosphatidylglycerol synthase domain-containing protein: MGKILRQPKLWITLASLVFIAVALSQQAGQLRQLSLVAHGWWWLSLGLGLTWLSILINGLAWRDVLVWLRHPPRGLEVVPLFVRSNLLKYLPGGVWHLVERVRVLRPLIGGGPALAGVILDPLLIVAASVLVVVAGGWQQGFALVAPLPALLMIPRWREPLLRRLERSKAAQLQSVSGGPLESEGCGRGGYPWRPLALQLLFVLCRFAGFWCSVQAFGIRSPAPFTWLAAFGLAYAVGLVVPGAPGGLGVFEATLLLRLGAALPEAQLLAVVLSYRLLSTLADVAASAALVADQIVAQRLKRSC; this comes from the coding sequence ATGGGCAAAATCCTTCGCCAACCCAAACTCTGGATCACGCTGGCCAGCTTGGTGTTCATCGCTGTTGCGCTGTCCCAGCAGGCGGGCCAGCTTCGCCAGCTGAGCCTGGTGGCCCATGGTTGGTGGTGGCTGTCGCTGGGTCTGGGCCTGACTTGGCTCAGCATTTTGATTAACGGTCTGGCCTGGCGCGACGTGCTGGTCTGGTTGAGACACCCTCCCCGGGGCCTTGAGGTGGTGCCGCTGTTTGTGCGCAGCAACCTGCTCAAGTACCTGCCGGGTGGGGTCTGGCATCTGGTGGAGCGGGTCCGGGTGCTGCGCCCGCTAATTGGCGGTGGACCGGCCCTGGCCGGTGTGATTCTTGATCCGCTGCTGATCGTGGCGGCGTCCGTTCTTGTTGTGGTTGCTGGTGGTTGGCAGCAGGGCTTCGCACTGGTCGCTCCCTTGCCAGCGCTCCTGATGATTCCGCGGTGGCGGGAGCCGCTCCTGCGTCGGCTGGAGCGTTCGAAGGCGGCGCAGTTGCAGTCGGTTAGCGGTGGGCCACTGGAGAGTGAGGGGTGCGGCCGCGGCGGCTACCCCTGGCGGCCCCTCGCCCTGCAGCTGTTGTTTGTGCTCTGCCGCTTTGCCGGGTTCTGGTGCAGCGTGCAGGCCTTCGGCATCCGCAGCCCGGCTCCATTCACCTGGCTCGCGGCCTTCGGCCTGGCCTATGCCGTTGGGCTGGTGGTCCCCGGTGCCCCCGGGGGACTGGGGGTCTTTGAAGCCACGTTGTTGCTTCGTTTGGGTGCTGCCTTACCGGAGGCGCAGTTGCTGGCCGTCGTGCTGAGTTACAGGCTCCTGTCCACCTTGGCGGATGTTGCTGCCAGCGCTGCTTTGGTTGCTGATCAGATCGTGGCGCAACGGTTAAAACGTTCATGCTGA
- a CDS encoding ABC transporter ATP-binding protein: protein MEPTVELNGVWHCYGNASEGWTLQGVDLQLAQGELLGLLGPSGCGKTTLLRLIAGFERPQRGTVKLAQRSVAGEGAWMEPERRGVGMVFQDYALFPHLNAWQNASFGLPQRHPNPERVAWLFELLGLHGLEQRYPHQLSGGQRQRLALARALAPAPRVVLLDEPFSSLDVEVRLRLRSELASVLDACGASGVIVTHDPGEALAICDRVAVMRDGILHQCASPQDIVRSPATPFVGSFVLQRNLIPVQSRERGQLSCLLGDLDESKPMVLADRRASGDCCVLVDPHDINVVADSEGNASVLGREFLGDAWEYRIRVGDVMVRANCPIDQEHPPQTRCRLMFRDGARVTLLPHADVS, encoded by the coding sequence ATGGAGCCAACGGTTGAGTTGAACGGGGTTTGGCATTGCTACGGCAATGCTTCCGAGGGCTGGACCCTTCAGGGGGTGGATCTTCAACTGGCGCAAGGGGAGCTGCTGGGTTTGCTTGGCCCCTCCGGTTGCGGCAAAACCACCCTGCTGCGCTTGATTGCTGGCTTCGAACGTCCCCAGCGGGGAACGGTGAAGCTGGCCCAGCGCAGCGTGGCTGGTGAAGGGGCCTGGATGGAGCCAGAACGCAGGGGTGTTGGCATGGTCTTTCAGGACTATGCGCTGTTTCCTCATCTGAATGCTTGGCAAAACGCCAGTTTTGGCCTGCCTCAGCGGCACCCCAATCCTGAGCGGGTGGCCTGGCTGTTTGAGTTGCTGGGGTTGCATGGACTGGAGCAGCGCTACCCACACCAGCTGTCCGGTGGTCAGCGTCAACGGCTGGCTTTGGCGCGGGCCCTGGCCCCAGCTCCAAGGGTTGTGCTCTTGGATGAGCCCTTTTCCAGCCTGGATGTGGAGGTGAGGCTGCGACTGCGAAGTGAGCTTGCTTCTGTGCTGGACGCTTGTGGAGCCAGCGGCGTGATCGTCACCCATGACCCGGGAGAAGCCTTGGCGATCTGCGATCGCGTCGCTGTCATGAGGGATGGCATTTTGCATCAATGTGCCTCCCCCCAAGACATCGTGCGATCACCAGCGACGCCGTTTGTTGGATCCTTCGTGCTTCAACGCAACTTGATTCCCGTGCAGTCGCGGGAGCGAGGGCAGTTGTCTTGTCTGCTGGGCGATCTGGATGAATCGAAGCCCATGGTGTTGGCTGACCGCCGAGCATCCGGCGATTGTTGTGTGTTGGTCGACCCGCACGACATCAATGTCGTTGCTGACAGCGAAGGAAATGCCAGTGTTCTGGGGCGTGAATTTCTGGGTGACGCGTGGGAATACCGAATCCGTGTCGGAGATGTGATGGTGCGGGCCAACTGCCCGATTGATCAGGAGCATCCTCCACAAACCCGTTGCCGCCTCATGTTTAGGGATGGGGCCAGAGTCACGCTGCTGCCGCATGCCGACGTGAGCTGA
- a CDS encoding iron ABC transporter permease, with protein sequence MTLLTNRIVPSSSRLALFLLASITALIAIWPVLTLVREAIQTLQSGFTDLGPDGVRQVVGTIKLLLGTATLGTVLGTANGWLLCNCRFPGRQGLRIAQLIPLATPAYLLSATLIDLGSRHSWTIHGMGWGITVMGLTTYPYVFLLSTENFSVSGRRQLEACRSLGVGPWSAFRRVALPIALPAIGAGVALMGMEVVNELGAVQLLGIPSLSAGILETWQSDGNPSGAIYLALITLVIVLGLVICERSLRSRSRRWCDGVAGGDSTAWPLHGIRALVAQLLAIIPPVLSLGTPLLWAATNLDQLQNGWNDDLISLCGRSLLLALAAAVLAVAAALVLAIAKRWSDARWLKSLTFLAGTGYAIPGTVLALALLLTGAPWQVAPLLLLLWGYSDRFLAVAKGGLDAALERISPTLDEAATGMGSPWQSVLKRVHLPLLRGPITVGLLLVFVDTVKELPLTFALRPFDFDTLSVRVFQYAGDERLAEALLPALMILVLGLIAAMALVPTLDHGSSGEVSSSPQQPL encoded by the coding sequence TTGACGTTGCTGACCAACCGGATTGTTCCAAGCTCGAGCCGGCTGGCCCTCTTTCTGCTCGCTTCGATCACAGCCCTGATTGCCATCTGGCCGGTGCTGACGTTGGTGCGGGAGGCGATCCAAACCCTGCAGAGCGGCTTCACCGATCTTGGGCCTGATGGGGTGCGCCAAGTGGTGGGCACAATCAAGCTGCTGCTCGGAACAGCCACATTGGGCACCGTGCTGGGCACGGCCAATGGATGGCTGCTGTGCAACTGCCGTTTTCCCGGTCGGCAAGGGCTGCGGATTGCTCAGCTAATTCCGCTAGCAACACCGGCCTATCTGCTCTCAGCAACACTGATCGATCTGGGGAGTCGCCACAGCTGGACGATTCATGGCATGGGTTGGGGGATCACTGTCATGGGCTTGACGACCTACCCCTACGTGTTTCTGCTGAGCACAGAGAATTTCTCCGTCAGCGGTCGGCGTCAGCTGGAGGCATGTCGCAGCCTGGGGGTCGGCCCCTGGTCGGCCTTCCGTCGCGTTGCCTTGCCGATCGCTCTTCCCGCGATCGGGGCCGGTGTCGCCCTGATGGGAATGGAAGTTGTGAATGAACTCGGTGCTGTTCAACTCCTCGGCATACCAAGCCTCTCAGCAGGCATCCTCGAAACCTGGCAATCCGACGGCAATCCCTCTGGAGCCATCTACTTGGCCTTAATCACGTTGGTGATCGTGCTGGGTTTGGTGATCTGTGAACGCAGCCTTCGCAGCCGCAGTCGGCGCTGGTGCGATGGGGTGGCCGGTGGGGATTCAACGGCCTGGCCCCTTCATGGAATCCGTGCACTGGTGGCTCAACTGCTGGCGATCATCCCTCCTGTGTTGAGCCTGGGAACCCCTCTGCTGTGGGCTGCCACCAACCTGGATCAGCTCCAGAACGGCTGGAACGACGATCTCATCAGCCTGTGTGGGCGCAGTCTTCTGCTGGCCCTTGCTGCCGCCGTTTTGGCGGTTGCGGCAGCTCTGGTGCTTGCCATCGCCAAACGCTGGTCTGATGCCCGATGGCTGAAAAGCCTCACCTTCCTGGCGGGAACGGGTTACGCGATCCCAGGAACCGTTCTGGCTCTGGCCCTGCTGCTGACAGGAGCCCCCTGGCAAGTCGCTCCGTTGCTCCTGCTGCTGTGGGGATACAGCGATCGGTTCCTGGCCGTGGCGAAAGGCGGTTTGGACGCTGCCCTCGAGCGGATCAGTCCAACCCTCGATGAGGCCGCCACCGGAATGGGTTCCCCGTGGCAGAGCGTGCTCAAACGCGTGCACTTGCCCTTGTTGCGAGGGCCCATCACCGTCGGTCTTCTGCTGGTCTTTGTCGACACGGTGAAAGAGCTTCCACTCACGTTTGCTCTGCGACCTTTCGACTTCGACACCCTCTCAGTGCGGGTGTTCCAGTACGCCGGCGATGAACGGTTGGCCGAAGCGCTGTTGCCGGCGCTGATGATCCTCGTTCTGGGACTGATTGCCGCTATGGCTCTGGTGCCGACGCTGGATCATGGCTCCAGCGGTGAGGTCTCATCATCACCGCAGCAACCTCTCTGA
- a CDS encoding carboxypeptidase M32 produces the protein MASAAMAWGQLGAHLRETQLLGSIQSTLYWDQNTRMPSGGAPWRGEQLTLLATQLHARQSSAAYADVLAAAREHWNSGERCPEQGRNLDLLEQDLCRQQALDPALVAALATAKAEGYNLWQQARTASDFSLFAPALQTLIDLRQEQAKQLNELRSCWETLAQPFEPDLRLERLEALFAPLRERLPHLVAQASTHPRPRSADWDLDESSQQHLCDGLLQAWGRNPAITCMARSPHPFSITVGPADYRITTRVVPGQPLSCFLATAHEWGHSLYEQGLPDQSHQWFAWPLGQATSMAVHESQSLFWENRVARSRPFAEQWWPRFAQAGAPFSCAQEMWQAMNPISPGLNRVEADELSYGLHILIRTDLEIALLENGLAVKDLPGEWNRRYGELLGVRPMNDAEGCLQDVHWSEGLFGYFPSYLLGHLISAQLSEAMAEAIGAPEEHVERGNVTPLLDWLREHVHPLGRSVNAEQLVEKVSGRALSTEAFLGYLENKLDRLHQAS, from the coding sequence ATGGCTTCTGCCGCAATGGCTTGGGGGCAGCTGGGAGCCCATTTGCGTGAAACACAGCTGCTCGGTTCGATCCAGAGCACGCTGTATTGGGATCAGAACACCCGCATGCCCTCTGGTGGTGCACCCTGGCGAGGTGAGCAGCTCACGCTTCTGGCGACCCAGCTTCATGCACGTCAGAGCTCCGCGGCCTACGCGGATGTGCTGGCTGCAGCTCGTGAGCATTGGAATTCCGGTGAACGATGCCCCGAGCAGGGCCGCAATTTGGATTTACTGGAGCAGGACCTGTGCAGGCAGCAGGCTCTCGACCCAGCCCTGGTCGCCGCCTTGGCGACGGCCAAGGCTGAGGGCTACAACCTGTGGCAGCAGGCTCGAACGGCGTCTGATTTCAGCCTCTTTGCACCCGCACTGCAGACGTTGATTGACCTGCGCCAGGAGCAGGCCAAACAGCTGAACGAGCTCCGCTCGTGCTGGGAGACCCTGGCGCAACCCTTTGAACCGGACCTTCGGCTTGAACGTCTCGAGGCCCTGTTTGCTCCCTTGCGGGAACGGTTGCCGCACTTGGTCGCTCAGGCATCCACCCATCCACGCCCACGATCAGCGGACTGGGATCTCGATGAGTCCAGCCAGCAACATCTCTGTGATGGGCTCCTGCAGGCCTGGGGCCGTAACCCCGCCATCACCTGCATGGCGCGCTCCCCACACCCTTTCTCCATCACGGTGGGACCGGCGGATTACCGGATCACCACGCGTGTGGTGCCTGGACAGCCGTTGTCGTGCTTCCTGGCCACCGCCCATGAGTGGGGACACTCCCTGTACGAACAAGGTTTGCCAGACCAAAGCCACCAGTGGTTTGCCTGGCCGCTGGGTCAGGCCACCTCGATGGCCGTTCATGAAAGTCAGTCGTTGTTCTGGGAGAACCGCGTTGCCCGGAGTCGTCCGTTTGCGGAGCAGTGGTGGCCCCGTTTTGCTCAGGCTGGAGCTCCCTTCAGCTGTGCCCAGGAGATGTGGCAGGCCATGAACCCCATCTCGCCAGGCTTGAACCGCGTTGAGGCGGATGAACTCAGCTACGGCCTCCACATCCTGATTCGCACCGACCTCGAGATCGCCTTGTTAGAGAACGGGTTGGCGGTGAAGGATCTGCCCGGCGAATGGAACCGGCGTTACGGGGAGCTCCTGGGAGTCCGTCCCATGAACGATGCGGAGGGATGTCTTCAGGATGTGCACTGGAGTGAAGGGCTGTTTGGCTATTTCCCGTCTTATCTGTTGGGGCACCTGATCAGTGCGCAGTTAAGCGAAGCGATGGCGGAGGCGATCGGTGCTCCGGAAGAGCATGTTGAGCGTGGCAATGTCACGCCGCTTCTGGATTGGCTCCGTGAGCATGTGCACCCCCTCGGTCGCAGTGTGAATGCGGAGCAATTGGTGGAAAAGGTCAGCGGTCGTGCCTTGAGCACCGAAGCCTTTCTTGGCTATCTGGAGAACAAGCTTGATCGGTTGCACCAAGCGTCCTAG
- a CDS encoding thiol-disulfide oxidoreductase DCC family protein: protein MASPSAPELTLLFDGGCPLCVREVRFLQRRDRRGRLEFVDIDAAGYDPEAHEGISYRAAMGRIHAIAGSGEVLRDVAVFREAYRLIGLGWLYAPTRWPVIGGVVDWVYGIWAARRLQMTGRADLETLCRGRCELH, encoded by the coding sequence ATGGCCAGTCCCTCTGCCCCCGAACTGACCCTGCTTTTCGACGGGGGCTGTCCGTTGTGTGTGCGGGAAGTTCGCTTTCTGCAGCGGCGTGACCGTCGGGGCCGGCTTGAGTTTGTTGATATCGATGCTGCGGGGTACGACCCTGAGGCCCATGAAGGCATCAGCTACCGCGCTGCCATGGGCCGCATTCATGCCATTGCGGGCTCCGGTGAGGTGCTGCGGGATGTGGCCGTCTTTCGTGAGGCGTACCGCCTGATTGGTCTGGGGTGGCTGTACGCACCGACCCGCTGGCCAGTCATCGGTGGCGTGGTCGATTGGGTATATGGGATTTGGGCGGCCCGGCGGCTTCAAATGACGGGGCGAGCGGATTTGGAGACCCTGTGCCGAGGCCGATGTGAGTTGCACTGA
- a CDS encoding inorganic diphosphatase, with translation MANLDQAPSRSMPNLLHVLPAFADEAELRLNTIVELNSNTINKYELITETGHLKLDRVGYSSLAYPFAYGCIPRTWDEDGDPLDIEIVGVTEPLIPGSIVEARIIGIMTFDDGGEVDDKVIAVLADDKRMDHIKSWEDLGDHWKKETTYYWEHYKDLKKPGTCTVNGFFGTEKAIEIIKSCEARYMAEIDPKLVD, from the coding sequence ATGGCCAACCTCGATCAGGCACCCAGCCGCAGCATGCCCAATTTGCTGCATGTGCTGCCGGCCTTCGCTGATGAAGCCGAACTTCGTCTCAACACGATCGTGGAGCTCAACTCCAACACGATCAACAAGTACGAGCTGATCACGGAAACCGGCCATCTCAAGCTGGACCGCGTCGGTTACTCCTCCCTGGCTTACCCCTTCGCCTACGGATGCATCCCCCGCACCTGGGATGAAGACGGTGATCCTCTCGACATTGAAATTGTTGGTGTCACTGAGCCTTTGATTCCGGGTTCGATTGTGGAAGCCCGCATCATCGGGATCATGACCTTCGACGACGGTGGCGAAGTTGACGACAAGGTGATCGCGGTGCTTGCCGATGACAAGCGTATGGATCACATCAAGAGCTGGGAAGATCTCGGTGATCACTGGAAGAAAGAGACCACCTACTACTGGGAGCACTACAAGGATCTGAAGAAGCCCGGCACCTGCACGGTGAACGGTTTCTTTGGAACCGAAAAAGCCATTGAGATCATCAAGAGCTGTGAGGCTCGCTACATGGCTGAGATCGATCCCAAGCTGGTGGACTGA
- a CDS encoding GTP-binding protein, translating into MTTAPVASGVPVTILSGFLGAGKTTLLNHILTNQQGVKTAVLVNEFGEIGIDNDLIVTTDEDMVELSNGCICCSINDELMQAVERVIERPEPLDYIVVETTGLADPLPVAMTFLGSELRDQTRLDSIITLIDAENFDEVVLETEVGRAQVIYGDILLLNKCDLVSKERLEAVEQKLRDVKNDARILRSVKGDVPLALLLSVGLFESDKVSAPADDQSLDHSDHDHSHDHDHDHGHGHGHGHNHHHDHSHHHDHSHGDHADHQAIEGFTSVSFQSDGPFSLRKFQNFLDNQMPQEVFRAKGVLWFNESERRHVFHLAGKRFSIDDTDWTGDRKNQLVLIGRDIDHKTLREQLQACVAPDAGKGFS; encoded by the coding sequence ATGACCACTGCACCAGTCGCTTCAGGCGTCCCGGTCACCATTCTCAGCGGCTTCCTCGGAGCAGGGAAGACCACGCTGCTGAACCACATCCTTACCAATCAGCAGGGTGTGAAGACTGCGGTGCTGGTGAACGAGTTCGGCGAAATCGGCATCGACAACGATCTGATCGTCACCACCGATGAAGACATGGTGGAGCTGAGCAACGGTTGCATCTGCTGCTCGATCAACGACGAACTGATGCAGGCAGTGGAGCGGGTCATTGAACGGCCTGAACCTCTCGACTACATCGTTGTCGAAACCACCGGTCTGGCCGATCCCCTGCCCGTTGCCATGACCTTCTTGGGTAGTGAGCTGCGCGATCAGACCCGCCTTGATTCGATCATCACGCTGATCGATGCAGAAAACTTCGATGAAGTCGTGCTCGAGACGGAAGTCGGCCGAGCCCAGGTGATTTATGGCGACATCTTGCTGCTGAACAAGTGTGATCTCGTCTCCAAGGAGCGGCTTGAGGCCGTTGAGCAGAAACTCAGAGACGTCAAGAACGATGCCCGCATCCTGCGATCGGTGAAAGGGGATGTCCCCCTAGCCTTACTGCTCAGTGTCGGCCTGTTCGAATCCGACAAGGTGAGTGCCCCCGCCGACGATCAGAGCCTGGATCACAGCGACCACGATCACAGCCACGACCACGACCACGACCACGGTCATGGCCACGGTCATGGCCACAATCATCACCATGACCACAGCCATCACCATGACCACAGCCATGGTGATCACGCGGATCATCAGGCGATCGAAGGATTCACCTCCGTGTCCTTCCAGAGTGATGGACCCTTCTCACTGCGCAAGTTCCAGAACTTCCTCGACAACCAAATGCCCCAGGAGGTGTTCCGTGCCAAGGGAGTGCTTTGGTTCAACGAAAGCGAACGCCGCCACGTGTTCCATCTGGCAGGCAAACGCTTTTCCATCGACGACACCGACTGGACCGGTGATCGCAAGAACCAATTGGTGCTGATTGGCCGTGACATCGACCACAAGACCCTGCGGGAGCAACTCCAGGCTTGTGTTGCACCTGATGCTGGAAAAGGTTTCAGCTGA
- a CDS encoding metallophosphoesterase gives MLQLMLGTGCSAALLPIRAANRSALRVGLISDLNSSYGSTSYIPSVHQGVERLIALQPDLVVCAGDMVAGQMRGLSGQQLDAMWRGFEAAVLQPLQMAGIPLLPAIGNHDGSPGFAADRAAVSRFWPPIRSRMGLGFVDALQFPFRYTVLQEGIFWLVWDASSARIPEDQLVWAQQQLASTKAQAARARFVVGHLPLVGVGQGKDRPGEVLDRGSELQALMENTRVQAYISGHHHVWFSGRRGQLDLIQLGALGSGPRRLLDVDASPQQTFTLLEMDGVRDAIRETTYAVSSGEPLAWSTLPARLKTRAGLLQRNSSERLLR, from the coding sequence CTGCTGCAGCTGATGCTTGGAACCGGCTGTAGTGCTGCGCTTCTACCGATAAGGGCTGCCAACCGGTCTGCGCTGCGGGTCGGGCTGATCAGTGACCTCAACAGCAGCTATGGCTCCACCAGCTACATCCCTTCCGTTCATCAGGGGGTGGAGCGACTGATTGCCCTTCAGCCCGATCTGGTGGTGTGTGCTGGCGACATGGTCGCGGGCCAGATGCGAGGGCTCAGTGGCCAGCAGCTCGATGCGATGTGGCGGGGGTTCGAGGCTGCTGTGCTGCAGCCGCTTCAGATGGCAGGTATCCCTCTGCTGCCCGCGATCGGGAACCATGACGGTTCGCCGGGGTTTGCGGCTGATCGAGCCGCTGTGTCCCGGTTCTGGCCCCCAATCCGTTCACGCATGGGATTGGGGTTCGTGGATGCCTTGCAATTCCCCTTCCGTTACACAGTGCTTCAGGAGGGGATCTTCTGGCTGGTCTGGGATGCCAGCTCGGCCCGGATCCCTGAGGACCAACTGGTCTGGGCACAACAGCAGTTGGCCAGCACCAAGGCACAAGCGGCGCGCGCACGGTTCGTGGTTGGCCATCTGCCCTTGGTTGGTGTTGGTCAGGGCAAGGATCGCCCCGGTGAAGTGTTGGACCGAGGAAGCGAGCTTCAGGCTCTGATGGAGAACACCCGCGTTCAGGCCTACATCAGTGGTCATCATCACGTTTGGTTCTCCGGTCGTCGTGGCCAGCTCGATCTCATCCAGCTCGGCGCGCTGGGCAGTGGCCCCCGGCGTCTGCTTGATGTTGATGCTTCCCCTCAGCAGACCTTCACGTTGCTGGAGATGGATGGGGTGCGGGACGCCATCAGGGAGACCACCTATGCCGTTTCCTCTGGAGAGCCGCTTGCCTGGTCCACACTCCCTGCTCGCCTCAAGACCCGTGCTGGGCTGCTCCAGCGCAATTCCTCAGAGAGGTTGCTGCGGTGA
- a CDS encoding secondary thiamine-phosphate synthase enzyme YjbQ: MDSGGAATRKVRRERSRVVGVQQILHQISVQTPGKGFTRLDGRLNAWIRSTGLDQAVLHLTCLHTSASLTINENADPRVLQDLDAWMADAVPEHRRYLHDDEGADDMPSHIRTALTSQTLSLSVSGGQLLLGTWQAVYLWEHRSAAHTRTIACHLFGEPSSVTAPRSTTQNASAKPQTLLSLRNAERINQAIQARHDPNAWETDNGIDTDTDLMIDRLHDLSD, from the coding sequence ATGGACTCAGGCGGTGCTGCAACACGCAAAGTAAGGAGAGAACGCTCGAGAGTGGTGGGAGTGCAGCAGATCCTGCATCAGATTTCGGTCCAAACCCCTGGGAAAGGGTTCACCCGTCTGGACGGTCGGTTGAATGCCTGGATCCGCAGCACGGGCCTGGACCAAGCCGTTCTGCACCTCACCTGTCTGCACACCAGTGCAAGCCTCACGATCAACGAGAACGCTGATCCACGGGTGCTGCAAGACCTTGATGCGTGGATGGCCGATGCCGTTCCGGAACACCGCCGCTATCTCCATGACGACGAAGGAGCGGATGACATGCCGTCCCATATCCGAACAGCACTCACCAGCCAAACCCTCAGCCTGAGCGTCAGTGGAGGACAGCTGCTGCTGGGCACCTGGCAAGCCGTGTACCTCTGGGAGCACCGCAGCGCTGCTCACACCAGAACGATCGCCTGCCACCTTTTCGGCGAACCATCCAGCGTCACGGCACCTCGTTCCACGACGCAGAACGCCTCAGCCAAGCCTCAAACCCTGTTGAGTCTTCGCAATGCGGAACGGATCAATCAAGCCATTCAGGCGAGACACGACCCCAATGCCTGGGAAACAGACAATGGCATCGATACAGACACCGATCTGATGATTGATCGATTGCATGATCTGAGCGACTAA
- a CDS encoding 4a-hydroxytetrahydrobiopterin dehydratase: protein MPVELLDATQKSALATRLPHWSVQEERLHRDLQFNSFVEAFGFMAQVALLAESKNHHPNWSNVYNRVSIDLTTHDLGGLSSLDVELATEIDALLPA, encoded by the coding sequence ATGCCGGTTGAACTTCTCGACGCCACCCAGAAGTCGGCGCTCGCTACACGTTTGCCCCACTGGAGCGTTCAGGAGGAACGATTGCACCGCGATCTGCAGTTCAACAGTTTCGTTGAGGCGTTTGGATTCATGGCACAGGTGGCCCTCTTGGCCGAATCCAAAAATCACCATCCGAACTGGAGCAATGTTTATAACCGCGTGTCGATCGACCTAACCACTCATGATCTCGGTGGCCTCAGCAGTCTCGATGTGGAACTGGCTACCGAAATCGACGCCCTGTTGCCAGCATGA